GGAGAATATCTCGATCTCCGAATAACCAGCATAGCCCTGCGCCTCGACCGCAGCGCGCACGGATTTGATGTCGATCACTCCGTCACCCATCATGCCGCGGTCGTTGAGGATGTCCTTGGTCGGCACCAGCCAGTCGCAGACATGGAATGCCAGGAGGCGATCCTTGCCGGCGCGCGCGACTTGGCCCATCAGCTCCGGATCCCACCAGATATGATAGACATCGAGTGCGACCCCGAGCATGCCGGTACGATCAGGATCGAGCCGGTCGCAGATGTCGAGCGCCTGTTTTGTGGTGTTCACGCAGGCGCGGTCCCCGGCATAAGCCGGATGCAGCGGCTCGATCGCCAATGGCATTTTCGCTTGCCTGGCATAGTCCAGCATTTCGGCCAGCGTTTCCTCGACTTGAACGCGCGCAGCGGCGATGTCCTTTGAAGCCGCGCTTCCCGGCCGCGAATATTGCGGCAGACCGCCGACGACGAGCACGATGCACGACGCGCCCAGCTCTTTGGCTTCGTCCACACAGCGCCGATTGTCGTCACGTACCTCGGCGCGCCGCGGTGCGTCAGAGGTAAACATGCCGCCCCGGCAATAGCCCGAGAGCTCCAGGCCGGCGTCGCGTACCGCGCGCACGGCGCGGTCGAGGCCGACGGCTGCGACCTGGTCGCGCCAGGGATCGATAGCGCGAATGCCGTGGCGGGCGCAGGCCTCAGCGATCGCGACCAGGTCACCCTGCGTGCGGACGGTCGCCGTGTTCAGCGACAGCCAGCGATGATCGGACGAAAAATCGCGCATCAGGATTCGAGTCCGTGCGAGGCCAGCACGGTCTTCATCCGCCGCGTCGCCAGTTCGGGATTGGCGAGCAGGCCGGCCTGATCGGCCAGGCGGAACAGCTCGGCCAGATGCAGCACCGACCGCGCGCTCTGCTGGCCGCCGACCATGGTGAAGTGATCCTGATGGCCGTTGAGATAGGCCATGAACACCACGCCGGTCTTGTAGAAGCGCGTCGGCGCCCTGAAGATGTGGCGCGACAGCGGCACGGTCGGCCCGAGCACATCGTGGAAACCGGCTTCGTCGCCGGCCGCAAGCCGCGACAGCGCGTACGAGGCCGCCGGCGCGATGGCATCGAAGATGCCGAGCAGCGCGTGCGAAAAGCCCTGGCTATCGCCGGCGATCAGCTCCGCATAGTTGAAATCGTCGCCGGTATACATCTTGATGCGCTTGTCGAGACGACGGCGCATGTCAATCTCGCGCTGCTTGTCCAGAAGCGAGACCTTGACGCCGTCGACCTTGGCGGCGTTGCCGTTGATGATGGCAACGGCCGTGTCCATCGCCTTGTCGAGATCCTTGGTGCCCCAATATCCCGTGAGCGCCGGGTCGAACATGTCGCCGAGCCAGTGAATGATCACGGGCTCGCGCACCTGCGAGAGCACGCGATCGTAGACCTTCGCATAGTCGCCGGCGTTGCGGCCGAGCTTGGCCAGGGCGCGCGAGGCCATCAAAATAATCCGGCCGCCGATCTTCTCGACCGCCGAGATCTGCTCCTCATAGGCGCGGATCACGTCGTCGAGGCTTTTGGCATCCTCGACCGCCAGATGATCGGTGCCCGCACCGCAGAACACCAGCGCATTGCGGCGCTTGGCGGCCGCGACAGAGCGCGTGATCAGTTCCAGCGACGTCGACCAATCCAAGCCCATACCGCGCTGCGCGGTGTCCATGGCCTCCGCGACGCCAAGACCGAGGTCCCAGACATGCTCCCGGAAGGCGATGGTCCTGTCCCAGTCGACTGACACCGAGAGCCAGGGATCATTGTCCGCGAACGGATCGGCAACGGTGTGCACGGCCGAGAACGCCACGCGGTTCAGCGTGCCCTCGAGTTT
The DNA window shown above is from Bradyrhizobium sp. CB1650 and carries:
- a CDS encoding sugar phosphate isomerase/epimerase; translated protein: MRDFSSDHRWLSLNTATVRTQGDLVAIAEACARHGIRAIDPWRDQVAAVGLDRAVRAVRDAGLELSGYCRGGMFTSDAPRRAEVRDDNRRCVDEAKELGASCIVLVVGGLPQYSRPGSAASKDIAAARVQVEETLAEMLDYARQAKMPLAIEPLHPAYAGDRACVNTTKQALDICDRLDPDRTGMLGVALDVYHIWWDPELMGQVARAGKDRLLAFHVCDWLVPTKDILNDRGMMGDGVIDIKSVRAAVEAQGYAGYSEIEIFSNDWWGKPIDEVLRTCIERHRSVV
- a CDS encoding dihydrodipicolinate synthase family protein, with translation MNKPVPPMSSLSLKLPKADRSIETYRLAASRSFPAKLEGTLNRVAFSAVHTVADPFADNDPWLSVSVDWDRTIAFREHVWDLGLGVAEAMDTAQRGMGLDWSTSLELITRSVAAAKRRNALVFCGAGTDHLAVEDAKSLDDVIRAYEEQISAVEKIGGRIILMASRALAKLGRNAGDYAKVYDRVLSQVREPVIIHWLGDMFDPALTGYWGTKDLDKAMDTAVAIINGNAAKVDGVKVSLLDKQREIDMRRRLDKRIKMYTGDDFNYAELIAGDSQGFSHALLGIFDAIAPAASYALSRLAAGDEAGFHDVLGPTVPLSRHIFRAPTRFYKTGVVFMAYLNGHQDHFTMVGGQQSARSVLHLAELFRLADQAGLLANPELATRRMKTVLASHGLES